AAATAGACAATGTTTAAATTagacaaataaattttaaacttacATCCTTCTGGATAGTTTACATTTTACACGAAGCCGTCATCTTATCCCTAAAACAACATTTAAATACAAGTGTTTCCATTCATCTTATCTAACAAAGTTTCCCTAACATGGCTTCATTTGCTCCAATCTTTGCGATCCTTTTGTTCCTAGTATCCCTCTCTGATGCACAATCCTCGTTTCGACCCAAAGCTCTCCTTCTCCGGGTGGAAAAAGATGCTTCTACCCTTCAGTATATCACCAAGATCAACCAAAGGACACCTTTGGTGCCTGTGAGCCTGGTTGTTCATCTTGGAGGCCAATTTTTGTGGGTTGATTGCGACCAAAACTACGTGTCATCCTCATACCGACCTGTTCGTTGTCGCTCTGCCCAATGCTCACTCGCAAGATCTACTGGATGTGGGGATTGTGTCAACGGACCTAGACCTGGCTGCAACAATAACACGTGTGGTGCTATCCCAGATAACCCCTTCACCCGCACCGCAACCGGTGGGGAGCTAGCACAGGACGTCTTGTCCGTTGAATCTACTGATGGGTCAAACCCCGGCAGGGTCGCTACcgtttcaaattatatattcacgTGTGCCCCCACGTTTCTACTCGAGGGCCTAGCACGGGGTGCAACAGGCCTGGCGGGGTTGGGAAGGGCCCGAGTTGGTATGCCATTGCAATTGGCAGCCGCTTTCAGCTTCCCCAGAAAATTCGCTGTTTGCC
This genomic stretch from Primulina huaijiensis isolate GDHJ02 unplaced genomic scaffold, ASM1229523v2 scaffold206648, whole genome shotgun sequence harbors:
- the LOC140966477 gene encoding probable aspartic proteinase GIP2, which produces MASFAPIFAILLFLVSLSDAQSSFRPKALLLRVEKDASTLQYITKINQRTPLVPVSLVVHLGGQFLWVDCDQNYVSSSYRPVRCRSAQCSLARSTGCGDCVNGPRPGCNNNTCGAIPDNPFTRTATGGELAQDVLSVESTDGSNPGRVATVSNYIFTCAPTFLLEGLARGATGLAGLGRARVGMPLQLAAAFSFPRKFAVCLSSGGIIIFGDGPYSLLPGLEPSFRYTPLFINPVSTASAFSQGDPSDEYFIRINSIRINDKPL